From Erwinia pyri, a single genomic window includes:
- the sodA gene encoding superoxide dismutase [Mn] has protein sequence MSYSLPSLPYAYDALEPHFDKQTMEIHHTKHHQTYVNNANAALEGTEFADLPVDELLAKLDQVPADKKTVLRNNAGGHSNHSFFWKGLKTGTTLSGELKAAIEKDFGSVDAFKAEFEKAAATRFGSGWAWLVKKGDKLAVVSTANQDSPLMGEAISGASGTPIVGLDVWEHAYYLKYQNKRPDYIKAFWEVVNWDEAAARFSAN, from the coding sequence ATGAGTTATTCACTGCCATCCTTACCGTATGCCTACGACGCACTGGAACCGCATTTCGACAAGCAGACGATGGAAATCCATCACACTAAACACCACCAGACTTACGTCAACAACGCCAACGCGGCGCTGGAAGGCACTGAGTTTGCCGACCTGCCTGTTGATGAGCTACTCGCTAAACTGGATCAGGTGCCGGCTGACAAGAAAACCGTACTGCGTAACAACGCGGGCGGCCACTCTAACCACAGCTTCTTCTGGAAAGGCCTGAAAACCGGCACCACCCTGAGCGGCGAGCTGAAAGCAGCTATCGAAAAAGATTTCGGCAGCGTTGATGCTTTCAAAGCGGAGTTTGAAAAAGCGGCTGCAACCCGTTTCGGTTCAGGCTGGGCGTGGCTGGTTAAAAAAGGCGACAAGCTGGCTGTGGTTTCCACCGCCAACCAGGACAGCCCGCTGATGGGCGAAGCGATCTCTGGCGCATCCGGTACCCCAATCGTGGGTCTGGACGTGTGGGAACACGCTTACTACCTGAAATATCAAAACAAACGCCCTGACTACATCAAGGCGTTCTGGGAAGTGGTTAACTGGGATGAAGCCGCAGCGCGCTTCTCAGCTAATTAA
- a CDS encoding CesT family type III secretion system chaperone, which produces MPVSCAVDRLLRPLLRHLNVNAPALAENQGVNIDFEHISIQFTPLNKDELLMVASLGCLPLEHHKDLAWLLLRQNNFYQPTPAINLTVEGHDKTVLLWSRERFANLDSSALITLFDRLVDRANETVRLISAHRTRF; this is translated from the coding sequence ATGCCTGTTTCCTGTGCCGTTGACCGACTGCTGCGACCGCTTTTACGCCACCTGAACGTTAACGCGCCGGCGCTGGCAGAAAATCAGGGGGTAAACATCGATTTTGAGCATATAAGCATTCAGTTCACTCCTCTGAATAAAGATGAGCTTTTGATGGTCGCCAGTCTGGGCTGCCTGCCATTGGAACATCATAAAGATCTGGCGTGGCTGTTGCTCAGGCAGAATAATTTTTACCAGCCGACCCCGGCAATCAATCTGACCGTTGAGGGGCATGACAAAACGGTGCTGCTCTGGAGCCGTGAACGTTTTGCTAACCTTGATAGCAGTGCACTTATCACGCTTTTTGATCGTTTAGTTGACAGAGCAAACGAAACAGTCCGACTGATTTCTGCGCACAGAACACGCTTTTAA
- a CDS encoding sugar ABC transporter ATP-binding protein, translated as MTALNRLEMRQISIAFGGFTALNGVDFSLEGHSVHALTGANGAGKSTLMAVLSGAYDHYSGEILLDGQPVIIRSPREAKQLGIHLVQQEVDVALVPTLSVAENIMLDRLAEGGQIYRWGEIRKQARALLAQLDVSLDVRRPVERCTLAEKQQILLARALSHHCRFLILDEPTAPLDQHESERLFAVVRRLQSSGIGVVFISHRIHELRAICDQLTVLRDGQLIETCPMAQLDGEQIVEKMLGHQLDDIYPPRRPPFSGQTLLSVEGLHDDALLHNISLTLRKGEILGIAGLAGAGKTELCKALFGATRSRVERGELHGKPWKPSSPHAAVESRMALIPEERRKEGIFIDESVAMNLSVTADNSFSRWSLFGHRRAWQWAEEVIRRLGVRTTGPQQTLRRLSGGNQQKVAIGKWLRNDADVLIFDEPTKGVDIKAKTDLFELIDGLARQGKGVIYASGEFAELVGLCDRICVLWDGRIVAEMDASDVDEETLLLYSTGGTPA; from the coding sequence ATGACTGCGTTAAACCGCCTCGAAATGCGTCAAATCTCCATCGCTTTTGGCGGTTTCACAGCCCTGAACGGCGTGGACTTCAGCCTTGAAGGCCACTCGGTGCATGCGCTGACCGGGGCTAACGGCGCAGGAAAATCGACGCTGATGGCGGTGCTGTCGGGAGCTTACGACCACTACAGCGGTGAAATTTTGCTGGATGGCCAGCCCGTGATTATCCGCTCTCCGCGCGAGGCGAAACAGCTGGGCATTCATCTTGTGCAGCAGGAAGTGGACGTGGCACTGGTGCCGACGCTGAGCGTGGCGGAAAACATCATGCTGGACAGGCTGGCAGAAGGGGGACAGATCTATCGCTGGGGAGAGATCCGCAAACAGGCCAGAGCGCTGCTGGCACAGCTGGACGTTTCGCTGGATGTTCGCCGACCTGTCGAGCGCTGCACGCTGGCGGAAAAACAGCAGATTTTGCTGGCAAGGGCGCTCTCTCATCACTGCCGCTTCCTGATCCTTGATGAACCCACCGCGCCGCTGGATCAGCATGAGAGCGAGCGCCTGTTTGCGGTGGTCCGCCGTCTGCAAAGCAGCGGCATCGGCGTGGTATTTATCTCCCACCGTATCCATGAGCTGCGCGCTATCTGCGACCAGCTCACCGTACTGCGTGACGGTCAGCTGATTGAAACCTGCCCAATGGCGCAGCTGGATGGCGAGCAGATTGTCGAGAAGATGCTCGGTCATCAGCTGGATGATATCTATCCTCCGCGCCGTCCGCCCTTCAGCGGGCAGACGCTGCTCAGCGTGGAAGGCCTGCACGACGATGCGCTGCTGCACAACATCTCCCTGACGCTGCGTAAAGGCGAAATTTTGGGGATTGCCGGACTGGCAGGGGCAGGCAAAACGGAACTCTGTAAGGCTCTGTTTGGCGCTACCCGCAGCCGGGTTGAGCGGGGAGAGCTGCACGGTAAACCCTGGAAGCCCTCTTCGCCCCATGCTGCGGTAGAGAGCCGTATGGCGCTGATCCCGGAAGAGCGCCGCAAAGAGGGCATTTTCATTGATGAGTCGGTGGCCATGAACCTGAGCGTGACGGCGGACAACAGCTTCTCCCGCTGGAGCCTGTTCGGGCACCGGCGGGCCTGGCAATGGGCGGAAGAGGTCATCAGGCGGCTGGGCGTGCGTACTACGGGTCCACAGCAGACGCTGCGGCGTCTGTCGGGCGGTAATCAGCAGAAAGTGGCCATTGGCAAATGGCTGCGCAATGACGCCGACGTATTGATTTTTGATGAGCCGACCAAAGGGGTCGACATCAAAGCCAAAACGGATCTGTTTGAGCTGATCGACGGGCTGGCCCGCCAGGGAAAAGGGGTAATTTACGCCTCCGGCGAATTCGCTGAACTGGTCGGCCTGTGCGATCGCATCTGCGTGCTCTGGGACGGGCGTATCGTGGCAGAAATGGACGCCAGCGACGTTGATGAAGAGACACTTTTACTTTACTCCACCGGAGGTACGCCTGCGTGA
- a CDS encoding ABC transporter permease: protein MSSKELSLKATPSVRHQLFEFLYKWGMLLTVIALIAAFGLASDSFLEPTNIINILRSIAIVTVIAIGVSISLTIGGFDLSVGSTASLANSLVISLFVWYGYGSTQAIVITLLLCTLVGLFNAFLIVILRIPDMLATLASLFVVQGVAMTYSFGGSITENMVLPSGDMAEGTIPANFSLLGQVPTIVIIMLVVTVLAQLGLSLTKHGRRMYAIGGNPEAARLSGIRTNRYRVLAYVIASLLAGLGGILLASRIGSSQVNAGGGYLMDAVAAAWIGFSLAGSGKPNALGTLVGAIILGVLQNGLVMLSVPYYAMDIIKGLVLAVALAITYIQRR, encoded by the coding sequence GTGAGCAGCAAAGAACTTTCCCTGAAGGCGACGCCCTCTGTGCGCCACCAGCTGTTTGAATTTCTCTATAAATGGGGGATGTTACTGACCGTTATCGCCCTGATCGCGGCATTTGGCCTGGCGTCCGACAGCTTCCTTGAGCCGACGAACATCATCAACATCCTGCGATCTATCGCTATCGTTACGGTGATCGCCATCGGCGTGTCGATTTCCCTGACTATCGGCGGCTTCGACCTCTCTGTGGGATCTACCGCGTCGCTGGCGAACTCGCTGGTGATCTCGCTGTTTGTCTGGTACGGCTACGGCTCAACGCAGGCGATAGTTATCACCCTGTTGCTTTGTACGCTGGTGGGGCTGTTTAACGCATTTCTTATCGTGATCCTGCGTATTCCCGACATGTTAGCTACTCTGGCTAGCCTGTTTGTGGTTCAGGGCGTGGCGATGACCTACAGCTTCGGTGGCTCCATTACGGAAAACATGGTGTTGCCCAGCGGCGATATGGCGGAAGGTACTATTCCGGCCAACTTCTCGCTGCTGGGGCAGGTTCCCACCATCGTTATTATCATGCTGGTGGTGACCGTGCTGGCGCAGTTGGGGCTGTCGCTGACCAAGCATGGCCGCCGGATGTATGCCATTGGCGGCAACCCTGAAGCGGCGCGCCTGTCGGGCATCCGTACTAACCGCTATCGCGTGCTGGCCTATGTTATCGCCTCTCTGCTGGCCGGACTGGGCGGAATTCTGCTCGCTTCCCGCATTGGTTCTTCGCAGGTGAACGCGGGTGGCGGCTATCTGATGGATGCCGTAGCCGCCGCCTGGATCGGCTTCTCGCTGGCCGGCTCCGGCAAGCCGAACGCGCTGGGAACGCTGGTGGGGGCCATTATTCTCGGCGTGCTGCAGAACGGCCTGGTGATGCTCTCCGTGCCCTATTACGCCATGGATATTATCAAAGGCTTAGTGCTGGCTGTTGCACTGGCGATTACTTACATACAGCGCCGATAG
- a CDS encoding sugar ABC transporter substrate-binding protein, whose product MKKLTTSLLALSLLTAVPAFAETAAVPAAIADHDGPVRVAVIRNLGSDDNTTQFVAGAIQEGRKLGFKVSTFLSNGDDARFQDFVNQAISQKYDGIILSHGKDPYSTALVKRIADAGIKVSVFDTPVNQPVEGVTVTAQDDASLAQLSLDQLIKDTNGKANIVKLWVAGFPAMERRQVVYEKVLKANPGIHQLESIGAVSSDVQGDTANKIGAILAKYPKGKIDAIWGAWDAFAQGAYKALQENGRTEIKLYSIDVSNQDLQLMHQADSPWKQTVAVDSKLIGATNMRLIANKIGGEATPATYQFKAAAISQAQLAEQSGAVNVASLNKIIPGWGESADFVAPWFATLQAKYAKK is encoded by the coding sequence ATGAAAAAACTGACCACCTCGTTACTGGCATTAAGCCTGCTCACCGCCGTACCAGCCTTCGCAGAGACCGCTGCCGTTCCGGCCGCCATTGCTGACCACGACGGCCCGGTCCGCGTGGCGGTGATCCGTAACCTCGGTTCCGATGACAATACCACCCAGTTTGTGGCGGGTGCGATTCAGGAAGGGCGTAAGCTCGGCTTTAAGGTCAGCACCTTTTTGAGCAACGGCGACGACGCCCGTTTTCAGGATTTCGTCAACCAGGCGATCAGCCAGAAATATGACGGCATCATTCTGTCGCACGGGAAAGATCCCTACTCAACGGCGCTGGTGAAGCGTATTGCAGACGCAGGTATCAAGGTTTCCGTGTTCGACACGCCGGTAAATCAGCCGGTAGAAGGGGTGACCGTCACTGCACAGGATGACGCCTCTCTGGCGCAGCTCTCGCTGGATCAGCTGATCAAAGATACCAACGGCAAGGCGAATATCGTCAAGCTGTGGGTGGCGGGCTTCCCGGCAATGGAGCGCCGTCAGGTGGTGTATGAGAAGGTGTTGAAGGCGAATCCGGGCATCCATCAGCTTGAGTCAATCGGCGCGGTCTCTTCAGATGTTCAGGGCGACACGGCGAACAAGATTGGTGCTATCCTTGCCAAATACCCGAAAGGCAAAATTGACGCCATCTGGGGCGCATGGGATGCCTTTGCTCAGGGCGCCTATAAAGCGCTGCAGGAGAATGGCCGTACCGAAATTAAACTCTACAGCATCGATGTTTCTAACCAGGATCTCCAGCTGATGCATCAGGCTGACAGCCCCTGGAAGCAGACGGTAGCGGTAGACAGCAAACTGATTGGCGCCACCAATATGCGTCTGATCGCCAATAAGATTGGCGGTGAAGCGACCCCGGCAACTTATCAGTTTAAGGCGGCGGCGATTTCTCAGGCCCAGCTTGCTGAACAGTCGGGCGCGGTTAACGTTGCCAGCCTGAACAAAATCATTCCGGGGTGGGGAGAGTCTGCCGACTTCGTGGCGCCGTGGTTCGCCACGCTGCAGGCAAAATACGCGAAAAAATAA
- a CDS encoding YibL family ribosome-associated protein, with amino-acid sequence MKEPVQEEIRTLSDKLEALTRKEPALLESGDAEKLGELLKEKDKITAELERLRGVREQKLSTEAQKLKALPFSRAITKKEQANLGALKKSVRGIVVVHPMTALGREMGLQEMTGFAKTAF; translated from the coding sequence ATGAAAGAACCAGTTCAGGAAGAAATCAGAACCCTTAGCGATAAGCTGGAGGCGCTGACGCGTAAAGAGCCAGCGCTGCTGGAGTCTGGCGACGCGGAAAAGCTCGGCGAACTGCTGAAAGAGAAAGACAAAATTACTGCAGAGCTGGAACGCCTGCGCGGCGTGCGCGAGCAGAAGCTCAGCACAGAGGCGCAGAAGCTGAAAGCGTTGCCGTTCAGCCGGGCGATCACCAAAAAAGAGCAGGCCAACCTGGGCGCGCTGAAGAAAAGCGTCCGTGGCATTGTGGTGGTTCACCCGATGACGGCGCTGGGCCGTGAGATGGGCCTGCAGGAGATGACAGGCTTCGCGAAAACCGCGTTCTGA